The region CGCGCATCGGCGCGGGACAGCTTGCGTCGCGCCCAGGGTATAGAGCATGAAATCGTGGTGGCCGCCGCCTACGCCATCGAAATGCTGCTTGATGCGATTCCGGAGCCACCGGCCACCGTCGACTGGATGCCCGACGACAGCTTTCCCACCGGCATAGAGGGTCCGGTCGTCGGACCGGAGGGTTCACTCTACGCCGTCAACTTCGAACGCCAGGGCAGTATCGGTAGAGTGAGGGAACAGAATCAGGGCGAGCGCTGGGTGGATCTACCCGAGGGCAGCATCGCCAACAGTCTTCGCTTTGATACCGCAGGCCAACTCTGGGCGGCGGATTACACCGGGCACAACCTGATTCGACTGAACCCGCGCACCAGCGACATCATTGCCACTTATCATGAACCGCGCATGCACCAGCCCAACGACATCGCCCTCACCCGTTGGGGCGCTATCTTTGCCACCGATCCTGACTGGGCCAACAACAGCGGCCAGCTCTGGCGCATGGACCCGGGTGGCGAGTTTACGTTGCTGGAAACCGGAATGGGCACGACCAACGGCATAGAGCTGAGCCCGGATGAACGTCGACTGTACGTGAATGAAAGTGTCCAGCGGCGGGTGTGGGTCTATCGGGTATCGGCCACGGGAGAGCTGAGTGACAAGCGTCTGTTCTATCAGTTCGATGACTACGGTCTGGACGGTATGGCCACGGACCCGGAAGGCAATCTGTATATCGCCCGCTATGGTGCGGGTACCGTTGCAGTTCTGTCACCCCACGGGGAGCTGATTGAAGAGATTTCGCTGAAAGGGCGGTATCCAACCAACATCGCCCTGGACCTGCGCCAACAACCCCGCGCCTTTGTCACCCTGCAGCAACGCGGGGCTATCGAAATGTTTGAGTTGGCTCCCCGTCTTCATCAGGAACACAGACCCGCGGCGGAACAGACGCCTGTCGCCGAACTATTATCCCGCAAGCAGTTCAACAGCCTGTTTCCCGAACGCAATCCTTTTTACGATTACGACGGCCTGCTCGCCGCCAGTCGACAATTCCCCGCTTTCGCCGGCGTGGGCGATCGGGATACCCGCCTACGGGAGCTGGCCGCCGCACTGGCCAACTTCGCCCACGAAACCGGCGATCTGGTCTATATCGAAGAAATCCACAAAGACGATTACTGCTCCAGCACCGACACCCTGTGTGGTGTCTGCGCCCCGGGGAAACGGTACTTCGGTCGGGGCCCGATTCAACTGAGCTGGAACGGTAACTACTGCGCCGCGGGGCTGGCGATGGGTGTCGATCTCTGGGCCGAACCGGAGCGGGTCGCGCTGGATTCCGCCATCGCCTGGCAATCCGCGCTCTGGTACTGGCTGACCCGGCTGGGCCCGGGCACCATGACCGCCCACCGGGCCATGGTGGACGGACACGGCTTTGGAGAAACCATTCGCACCATCAATGGCCGCCTGGAATGTAACGGCGGCCGGCCAGAACAGGTCCAGAGTCGTATAGAACGGTACCGGGTCTATACCCGGATTCTGGGGGTAACCCCGGGCGATAACCTGGACTGTTAAACCACCGCTTGTTCAGCGACAGCGGGCGCCAGCAGCTCGTTGTGAGGACGGAAGTTCAAGGCGCAGCGGCGAATGAAGTCCGCCAACTGATCCTGCTCCTGCGATGCCTCAGCCGTTGGGCTGCCGGTGGAAGAGCGCAGCGGGGGAAACACCCCATAGCCAGCCAGAAGGCAGGCCCAGGACTTGGGCTGGTAGCTGCCACCGAGGTGATTGGCCTGCATTTCCTGCGCGAAGTTCTCACTGTGTTGCCACAGATACAGAATCCGACTCAGATGCTCCGATAGTTTGGTGTTCGCCGCATTGTCCCGCCAGTAGGCGGTATCCCGGCGCTGATTGACTTTGTAATGACAGACGATGTAATCCCGAATGCCTTCAAATTTGGTATTGATCTCGCGATTGAAATCATCCGCACCCTGGTTGGTGAAACCGCCCCGCTCAAAGTGCAACATGAATCGCCGGACAGTCTCGAAGGATAGCGCAATGGCGGTTGCTTCGAGCGGCTCGATAAAACCCTGAGATAACCCGACCGCCAGACAGTTTTTGGTCCAGTGAGAGGCCACCCGGCCGACTTTCATGTTCAGATGCCTCGCCGGAGTATCGCTCTCGAGCAGCCCCAGGTTCTGTCGCAACTCGGTTTCTGCCCGATCCGCGTCGATATGACTGGAGCTGTACACATAGCCGTTTCCATACCGATTGGTTAACGGAATTTTCCATGCCCAGCCATTAGACAATGCCGTCGATCGGGTTTCCGGCGGGATGGTGGTTGAGATCTCACTGGGCAGCACCACCGCCGCATCATTGAACAGGTTATCTTCAAAACCCAAAAACCGCGTTTTCAGGGCACCCTGCATCAACAGCGATCGGAAGCCGGAACAGTCGACAAAGAAATCCGCCTCCAGGGTGTCATTGCCCGCAAGCCTGACGGAAGAAATTGCCCCATCGGTGCTCAGCAACACTTCCGTCACCGTACCGATAATGCGCTTTACCCCTCGCGCAACCGCTTTTTCTGACAGAAATTCCCCCAAAAGCTTTGAATCAAAGTGATAGCCATAGGCGGCGCCGAATGGAAAACATTCGTCGGCCAGGGGGCCCAGGTTATTCTGGGCAAGGTAGGTTTCCAGAAAATAGGAATCCGGATGCGCATGGGCATAGTCACCGCGCAGACGGGCCTGAACGTTACGCAAAAACAGGGGCACGGTCAGCAGGTCATCGGTCTGCGCGGGAAACGGATGAAAGTAGAATTCAAACCCCGGAATCGAGGACCAGCCGTGAAACGAGATACCGTTTTTATAGGTCGCGTTGCACTTGGGCATCCACTCGGATTCTTCGATACCGACGGCGTCGAAAAATACTTTCAGGTGCGGCGTGGACCCTTCCCCAACACCGACAATGCCAATATCGCGGGACTCGAGTACGCACACCTCAATATCCGGCCAGCGTGAGATCAGCAGGCAGGCGGTCATCCAGCCCGCCGTGCCGCCACCGACGATCAGAATTTTTTCGGGCTTTCCTGTTGTGGTCATTCTGGTCATTCCACCAATAGTTCTCTGATCCGATTCCGTACGCCTTACCGCTTCAACTTTTCGACAAAGTGATCCTTGATCGCTCGGGCATAATCGGGGGAAATCGGCCCCAACACATGCTGCTGATGCTCGGGAATATAGGACGCCGGATCAACGCCCTGCTTGAACAGATAGTGATCAAACAGATGACGCCAAGCGTTGCGCTGGGTCTGGGACAGGTCGCGCATGGCCAGCAGCGCAATATTCAGGCTGTCGATCGGGCTGGGAGGTGTGGCACCTTTCGCTGACGATCCGTTCCACCAATAATTCATCAGGGCATTCACCTTTTCCAGTGACTCCACATGGTGCCACCAGAGCATGGGAATAAAGATCGCATCGCCCGGCCCCAATTCCGCCGAATAGGCGTTGGCCAGGGCGGTTTCAAAGCGGGGGTAGCGCTCAAAATCCGGGTGGTTCAGGTCCACCAGGGAAGTAGGCGCTCCGGCTGGGGTGAAGTTGAGCGGGCCGGGGTAGAGGTTGCCGGTCTGCGCCGGAGGAAAGAGCACAAAGCGTCGGCGGCCGGCGACCACGCAGGCCATATTGTCCGCACCGTCGTAGTGGGCGCTGACAATACCCTCGTTACCGACCCAGAGCCTTGGTGTCACATCCGGGAAAAACGGCGTTGGATTATCCTCCACCAGACCGGGTAACAGATTTTCCGGCGCGCCATTCTGCAAAGAGATGGCGGGATAGACCGACCGGTCCATCAGTTCCAGTAACCGTCCCAGAAACAGGTCCACGCGCTCGTCACCGGCCAGATAGTTCACGCCGGTCATATCGCCGTTGTAGTAAAAGCGTTTGTTGGCCTCGGGTGGGGCCAGGAGAATTCTGGCTTTTTGCCCCTGGTAGAACTGCAGCAGATAACGCACCCAGTCTTCGGGGGACTGCTGGGCGGCCGTCACCAGCGGCCAGTGCCGAGCGAAACCCCGGATCACCACCGGCTTCTGTTCGGGCGCGATCTGATCAAAGAACTGGCCGACAGAGAGATCATTAAACTCCGGAATCTGCCGATAGTCCGCCATCTCAGGAAACCTCCCCCGAGGTCCGGACCCGGCTCTCAACGCCGCAGTGCTGCCGAATATAATCGCCATGACTGGGCATCTTCATTACGGTAGTGCGGATATGGTCCGCCTGTTGCCGCAACTGCGCCGCCAGACGCTGACTGTCAAAGGCGTCCATCAACGGGTGGTATTTTCTGGGCCGGATGTTCATGCCTTCAAAGATGGAACACCAACTGTCCCGGCTGAAGAAATCTCCGCTGTTCGATTCCAGTTCGCCGCGCTCTCGAAACCGACGGATTTTTTCCCGCAGAGAGTCCGGCACCGGAAGATTCTGGCAATTCTGCCAGAAAGGGGTATCCCGTCGCCCCGCGGTACAGTAATGCAGAATAATGAAATCGCGGACTTCGCGATAGTCGGTATTGATCTTACGGTTGAACGCCTGTTCGATACCAGGATCGAAATCCCGATCCGGAAAATGACGGATAAAATGGATCAGGGTTTTGTACACCAGGTGAATGGCTGTGGACTCCAGAGGCTCCAGAAAACCGGAGGCCAGCCCCAGCGCCAGGCAGTTGTGGTGCCAGATTTTCTCGCGCCGCCCGGTCACAAAGGGAATCACTCTCGGCTCGTTCAGCACTTCGCCTTTCACCGTCGTCAGCAACGTCTGTATTGCCTGATCATCGCAGCAGTGCCGACTGGAGAATACATAGCCATTCCCGGTGCGATGCTGCAAGGGAATCCGCCAGCTCCAGCCCGCGGCCCGCGCGGTCGCCTGGGTATAGGGCACCGGGCCTTCGGTGTTCCGGGTTTGCACCACCACCGCCCGGTCACAGGGCAAGTAATCCGACCAGTCCCGATAACCCACATTCAATGCCCGGTCGATCAACCGGCCCCGAAATCCAGTGCAGTCGATGTAAAAATCGCTGGTTACTCTGGTACCGTCATCCAGACTCACGGAGCGAATGAACTGCCTGTCATCAACGGCAACGTCGTTAACGGTGGCTTCAATTCTGGCCACACCTCGCGCAAGGCACAGGTCACGCAGATAGCGGGCAACCAGAACCGCGTCCAGATGCAGGGCGTAGCTGTAATTTCGAAGCGCCCAATCGTTCGATCTCGGCGGGCGCAGCATGAAGCGCGAGTGTTCCGCCATGATGGCGCCGGGTGACTGGTCCAGCCAACGGGTTGCCTGACCCTCACTAAGCGTTTTCAGCCAGGCCTGATAAAACTCAAAACCATTGATATCCTGCCCGACACGGCCAAAGGGGTGAAAGTAGTGCTCGCCAACTTCCCGCCAGTCATCAAAACGGATCCCCAGTTTGAAGCTGGCCGATGTGGCTCTGATAAAGGCGTTCAGGTCGATCCGGCAGGCCCGGAGAAAATCCAGGATGGAGGGCACGGTGGATTCGCCGACGCCCACGCTAGCAATATCCGGCGATTCGATCACGGTGATCTTGATACCGCTGCCCTGAAG is a window of Marinimicrobium sp. C6131 DNA encoding:
- a CDS encoding tryptophan halogenase family protein; protein product: MTTTGKPEKILIVGGGTAGWMTACLLISRWPDIEVCVLESRDIGIVGVGEGSTPHLKVFFDAVGIEESEWMPKCNATYKNGISFHGWSSIPGFEFYFHPFPAQTDDLLTVPLFLRNVQARLRGDYAHAHPDSYFLETYLAQNNLGPLADECFPFGAAYGYHFDSKLLGEFLSEKAVARGVKRIIGTVTEVLLSTDGAISSVRLAGNDTLEADFFVDCSGFRSLLMQGALKTRFLGFEDNLFNDAAVVLPSEISTTIPPETRSTALSNGWAWKIPLTNRYGNGYVYSSSHIDADRAETELRQNLGLLESDTPARHLNMKVGRVASHWTKNCLAVGLSQGFIEPLEATAIALSFETVRRFMLHFERGGFTNQGADDFNREINTKFEGIRDYIVCHYKVNQRRDTAYWRDNAANTKLSEHLSRILYLWQHSENFAQEMQANHLGGSYQPKSWACLLAGYGVFPPLRSSTGSPTAEASQEQDQLADFIRRCALNFRPHNELLAPAVAEQAVV
- a CDS encoding tryptophan halogenase family protein gives rise to the protein MQNSLNSLCIVGGGTAGWMAASVLSSALQGSGIKITVIESPDIASVGVGESTVPSILDFLRACRIDLNAFIRATSASFKLGIRFDDWREVGEHYFHPFGRVGQDINGFEFYQAWLKTLSEGQATRWLDQSPGAIMAEHSRFMLRPPRSNDWALRNYSYALHLDAVLVARYLRDLCLARGVARIEATVNDVAVDDRQFIRSVSLDDGTRVTSDFYIDCTGFRGRLIDRALNVGYRDWSDYLPCDRAVVVQTRNTEGPVPYTQATARAAGWSWRIPLQHRTGNGYVFSSRHCCDDQAIQTLLTTVKGEVLNEPRVIPFVTGRREKIWHHNCLALGLASGFLEPLESTAIHLVYKTLIHFIRHFPDRDFDPGIEQAFNRKINTDYREVRDFIILHYCTAGRRDTPFWQNCQNLPVPDSLREKIRRFRERGELESNSGDFFSRDSWCSIFEGMNIRPRKYHPLMDAFDSQRLAAQLRQQADHIRTTVMKMPSHGDYIRQHCGVESRVRTSGEVS
- a CDS encoding cupin-like domain-containing protein; the protein is MADYRQIPEFNDLSVGQFFDQIAPEQKPVVIRGFARHWPLVTAAQQSPEDWVRYLLQFYQGQKARILLAPPEANKRFYYNGDMTGVNYLAGDERVDLFLGRLLELMDRSVYPAISLQNGAPENLLPGLVEDNPTPFFPDVTPRLWVGNEGIVSAHYDGADNMACVVAGRRRFVLFPPAQTGNLYPGPLNFTPAGAPTSLVDLNHPDFERYPRFETALANAYSAELGPGDAIFIPMLWWHHVESLEKVNALMNYWWNGSSAKGATPPSPIDSLNIALLAMRDLSQTQRNAWRHLFDHYLFKQGVDPASYIPEHQQHVLGPISPDYARAIKDHFVEKLKR